The following are encoded in a window of Deltaproteobacteria bacterium genomic DNA:
- a CDS encoding ribosome small subunit-dependent GTPase A yields HEAGCAVRAAVERGELSEDRYASYIKLKKESEFYEMSYFDKRRKDKAFGRLVKSVKMQMKH; encoded by the coding sequence CACGAAGCAGGTTGCGCTGTCCGGGCCGCGGTCGAGCGCGGAGAGCTGAGTGAAGATCGGTATGCCAGCTACATCAAGCTCAAGAAGGAGTCGGAATTTTACGAGATGTCATATTTTGACAAACGGAGAAAGGACAAAGCCTTTGGCCGGCTCGTCAAATCGGTAAAAATGCAA